The following coding sequences lie in one Sesamum indicum cultivar Zhongzhi No. 13 linkage group LG9, S_indicum_v1.0, whole genome shotgun sequence genomic window:
- the LOC105170494 gene encoding uncharacterized protein LOC105170494 isoform X1 has translation MAASANPSSGAHSNASNGNNNSGNSKGGGQENANGGGLSATENSVVGPTQAALRHNPGLSVDWTPEEQSILEDLLVKYGSESVIVRYAKIAQALRDKTVRDVALRCRWMSKKENGKRRKDDSSSSRKSKDKKEKVTDSLPKSSQVANRSNGPAYVQSMMSMESDDGISYKDIGGAAGQLLEQSAHALDQISANFSACKVQIHDNINLFCQARTNILSILNDLNDTPEIMKQMPPLPVKLNEELANSILPRTSLPKKS, from the exons ATGGCTGCGAGCGCCAATCCTTCATCGGGGGCTCATAGCAACGCCAGTAACGGCAATAATAATAGCGGGAATAGCAAGGGCGGTGGCCAGGAAAATGCCAATGGCGGTGGCCTATCGGCGACGGAAAATTCCGTGGTGGGACCTACTCAGGCGGCTCTCCGACACAATCCGGGCCTGTCAGTTGATTGGACGCCCGAAGAACAGTCCATACTCGAGGATTTGCTCGTAAA ATATGGATCAGAATCGGTGATTGTTCGTTATGCTAAAATTGCTCAGGCTTTGAGAGATAAGACAGTTCGAGATGTTGCATTACGTTGCAGATGGATGAGT aaaaaggaaaacgGAAAGAGAAGGAAGGATGACAGTAGTTCGTCAAGGAAAAGTAAAGACAAAAAG GAGAAAGTTACAGATTCATTGCCAAAATCTTCTCAAGTTGCAAATCGCTCCAATGGCCCAGCCTATGTTCAGTCAATGATGTCAATGGAAAGTGATGATGGAATCTCATATAAAG ATATCGGTGGAGCTGCTGGACAGCTTCTTGAGCAAAGTGCTCATGCCTTGGATCAAATTTCGGCCAACTTTTCTGCTTGCAAG GTGCAGATTCACGACAACATCAATCTCTTCTGTCAAGCTCGAACGAATATACTTTCGATCTTAAATGA CTTGAACGACACACCAGAAATAATGAAACAGATGCCACCCCTTCCTGTCAAGCTGAATGAAGAGCTTGCCAACTCCATTCTTCCTCGAACATCCCTGCCAAAGAAGTCTTGA
- the LOC105170494 gene encoding uncharacterized protein LOC105170494 isoform X2: protein MAASANPSSGAHSNASNGNNNSGNSKGGGQENANGGGLSATENSVVGPTQAALRHNPGLSVDWTPEEQSILEDLLVKYGSESVIVRYAKIAQALRDKTVRDVALRCRWMSKKENGKRRKDDSSSSRKSKDKKEKVTDSLPKSSQVANRSNGPAYVQSMMSMESDDGISYKDIGGAAGQLLEQSAHALDQISANFSACKIHDNINLFCQARTNILSILNDLNDTPEIMKQMPPLPVKLNEELANSILPRTSLPKKS from the exons ATGGCTGCGAGCGCCAATCCTTCATCGGGGGCTCATAGCAACGCCAGTAACGGCAATAATAATAGCGGGAATAGCAAGGGCGGTGGCCAGGAAAATGCCAATGGCGGTGGCCTATCGGCGACGGAAAATTCCGTGGTGGGACCTACTCAGGCGGCTCTCCGACACAATCCGGGCCTGTCAGTTGATTGGACGCCCGAAGAACAGTCCATACTCGAGGATTTGCTCGTAAA ATATGGATCAGAATCGGTGATTGTTCGTTATGCTAAAATTGCTCAGGCTTTGAGAGATAAGACAGTTCGAGATGTTGCATTACGTTGCAGATGGATGAGT aaaaaggaaaacgGAAAGAGAAGGAAGGATGACAGTAGTTCGTCAAGGAAAAGTAAAGACAAAAAG GAGAAAGTTACAGATTCATTGCCAAAATCTTCTCAAGTTGCAAATCGCTCCAATGGCCCAGCCTATGTTCAGTCAATGATGTCAATGGAAAGTGATGATGGAATCTCATATAAAG ATATCGGTGGAGCTGCTGGACAGCTTCTTGAGCAAAGTGCTCATGCCTTGGATCAAATTTCGGCCAACTTTTCTGCTTGCAAG ATTCACGACAACATCAATCTCTTCTGTCAAGCTCGAACGAATATACTTTCGATCTTAAATGA CTTGAACGACACACCAGAAATAATGAAACAGATGCCACCCCTTCCTGTCAAGCTGAATGAAGAGCTTGCCAACTCCATTCTTCCTCGAACATCCCTGCCAAAGAAGTCTTGA